The following are encoded together in the Bacteroidales bacterium genome:
- the gcvH gene encoding glycine cleavage system protein GcvH, translated as MNIPANLKYTKDHEWIRKEGNIGYVGVTDFAQSELGDVVFVEIETVGETLSKGDAFGTIEAVKTVSDSYMPVSGKVIEKNEKLDSNPDLINKDPYGEGWMIKIEITNESEYDELLTPEQYKAQLG; from the coding sequence ATTTAAAGTACACCAAAGATCATGAATGGATCAGAAAAGAAGGTAACATTGGTTATGTAGGCGTTACCGATTTTGCTCAAAGTGAATTGGGCGATGTTGTTTTCGTTGAAATCGAAACCGTTGGTGAAACCTTATCAAAAGGTGATGCTTTTGGTACCATTGAAGCTGTTAAAACAGTTTCTGATTCGTATATGCCAGTTTCGGGAAAAGTAATTGAAAAAAATGAAAAACTCGATTCTAACCCCGATTTAATAAACAAAGATCCTTATGGTGAAGGTTGGATGATAAAAATTGAAATTACAAACGAATCAGAATACGATGAGTTGTTAACCCCTGAGCAATACAAAGCTCAATTAGGTTAA
- a CDS encoding cysteine desulfurase — protein sequence MINIESIRADFPILHQKSYHRTIVYLDNAATTQKPQQVIDTTSEFYAKYNSNIHRGVHFLSEKMTEAYESARKTVKQFINAQHSHEVIFTSGTTESINLLAFSFGEAFIHEGDEIVVSAMEHHSNIVPWQMLCERKNAKLKVLPLKFSGELNLIALNSVINDKTKLIAISHISNSLGTINPIKEIIDYAHTRNIPVMIDGAQGIQHQMVDVQQLDCDFYVFSGHKIYGPTGIGVLYGKEKWLEKLPPYKGGGDMIKTVTFEKTTYNDLPFKFEAGTTNFIGAVGLASALKYLEDKNRNHLLAYEDELYQYALSKIQAIEDIRIIGTAEKRSSIISFLLGNIHPFDCGMMLDKMDIAVRTGNHCTQPLMKFFGIDGTVRASFSFYNTKEEVDYLVESLEKVKKLFA from the coding sequence ATGATAAACATTGAATCGATTAGGGCAGATTTTCCGATATTACATCAAAAATCCTATCATAGAACTATTGTGTATCTCGATAATGCAGCCACAACTCAAAAACCGCAACAAGTAATTGATACCACAAGCGAATTTTACGCAAAATATAACAGCAACATACATCGCGGTGTTCATTTTTTAAGCGAAAAAATGACAGAAGCATACGAAAGTGCTCGCAAGACAGTAAAACAATTTATCAACGCTCAGCACAGCCATGAAGTTATTTTCACATCTGGAACAACCGAGTCTATTAATTTATTAGCATTTTCGTTTGGCGAAGCATTTATACACGAAGGTGATGAAATAGTTGTTTCAGCCATGGAACATCATAGCAACATTGTTCCTTGGCAAATGCTTTGCGAACGAAAAAATGCTAAACTAAAAGTTTTGCCATTAAAATTTAGTGGAGAGTTAAATTTGATTGCACTAAATTCTGTCATCAACGATAAAACAAAACTAATTGCCATCAGTCATATTTCTAACTCACTAGGTACCATTAACCCGATTAAAGAAATTATCGACTATGCCCATACCCGCAATATACCCGTTATGATTGATGGTGCACAGGGAATACAACATCAGATGGTTGATGTTCAGCAGTTAGATTGCGATTTTTATGTTTTTTCTGGACACAAAATATACGGTCCAACTGGCATTGGTGTTTTATATGGCAAAGAAAAATGGCTTGAAAAACTTCCTCCCTACAAAGGTGGTGGCGATATGATAAAAACCGTAACCTTCGAGAAAACGACTTACAACGACTTACCCTTTAAATTTGAAGCCGGAACTACCAACTTTATTGGCGCTGTGGGACTTGCTTCAGCATTAAAATATCTCGAAGATAAAAACAGAAACCACTTGCTTGCATACGAAGATGAACTTTATCAATATGCATTAAGTAAAATACAAGCCATCGAAGACATAAGAATTATTGGAACAGCCGAAAAACGTTCTAGTATTATTTCATTTTTATTAGGTAATATTCATCCCTTCGATTGTGGTATGATGCTCGATAAAATGGACATTGCTGTAAGAACCGGTAACCATTGCACTCAACCCTTAATGAAGTTTTTTGGCATTGACGGAACTGTAAGAGCCTCTTTTAGTTTTTATAATACAAAAGAAGAGGTTGATTATTTGGTAGAATCTTTAGAAAAAGTAAAAAAATTATTTGCCTAA
- a CDS encoding SufE family protein: MKTIEELQQEIVEEFEAFSDWMEKYNYIIELAKTLPPFKEEYRAKENLIQGCQSQVWLGAEYIDGKLYFYADSDAIITKGIIALLLRVLSGQSPNDILNTELWFVEKIGLASHLSPTRSNGLTSMIKQIKMYALAYKTKYNL, from the coding sequence ATGAAAACAATAGAAGAATTACAGCAAGAAATTGTAGAAGAGTTTGAAGCATTTAGCGACTGGATGGAAAAATATAACTACATCATAGAATTAGCCAAAACGTTACCTCCATTCAAAGAAGAATACAGAGCCAAAGAAAATCTTATTCAGGGTTGCCAATCGCAAGTTTGGTTAGGAGCTGAATACATAGACGGCAAATTATATTTTTATGCCGATAGCGATGCCATTATAACCAAAGGCATTATTGCATTGTTATTAAGAGTGTTATCAGGTCAAAGCCCCAACGATATTCTTAATACAGAGCTTTGGTTTGTAGAAAAAATTGGGCTTGCATCGCATTTATCGCCAACCCGTTCCAATGGCTTAACTTCTATGATTAAGCAAATAAAGATGTATGCACTGGCCTATAAAACAAAATATAATCTTTAA
- a CDS encoding DUF59 domain-containing protein, translating to MVNKDELSAKIVETLKTVFDPEIPVNIYDLGLIYEILIDDEAKVEIKMTLTSPNCPMVDGMLQEIYDKTKAIEGVSSVMLNIVFDPPWDKSMMSDEARLDLGLI from the coding sequence ATGGTTAATAAAGATGAGCTTTCTGCAAAAATTGTAGAAACCTTAAAAACTGTTTTTGACCCTGAAATACCCGTAAACATTTACGATCTGGGACTTATTTACGAAATTTTAATAGATGACGAAGCTAAGGTCGAAATTAAAATGACCCTTACTTCGCCTAATTGTCCGATGGTAGATGGCATGTTGCAGGAAATTTACGATAAAACTAAAGCCATTGAAGGGGTATCGTCGGTAATGCTCAATATAGTTTTTGATCCACCTTGGGATAAAAGCATGATGAGTGACGAAGCCCGCCTTGATCTGGGACTTATTTAA